Below is a window of Sulfurisphaera ohwakuensis DNA.
CAGTAGTAATGGAAAAGTACGACTATTCCTTATTGATCGATATGGTATTTATAGCAAAAAGTAATGTAAGTAGAGGCAAACCTTTTCATCTTTTTGGTGGCGGTCTTCCTCATATAATGCCTCTTGTTATAGCACTAGGTGTAGATTCTTTTGATTCTGCCTCATATATACTTTATGCTAGGGATAATAGGTATATAACGAGAAGTAGAGTATATAGACTAGAAGAGTTAGAATATTTTCCATGTTCATGTCCAATCTGCTTAAAATACACACCCAAAGAGCTGCTAGAGTTACCAAAAGAAGAAAGAACAAAACTTTTGGCTCTTCATAATCTTTATGTAATTAAGGAAGAACTTAATGCTATAAAACAAGCTATTAGAGAAGGAAGATTATTTGAGTATATTCAAGAAAAAGCATACTCTCACCCAGCAGTGTATTCTGCTTTTAAAAAATTATTAAAATATAAAGATTACTTAGAAAAATATGATCCAAGAGTAAAAGGAAATATTAGAGGAATTTTCTTGTTCGATCTTAAGTCTTTAAATAGACCAGAAATTGTTAGACATTATAATTTCTTAGATAGGATTAATAAGAATAACGATAAAGCTATTATAATCTGCGAAAAAAGAGAAAATATATTAAAAAAAGTGAAAAATGATGAGAACGTAGATGTATATCTTTTCAATCCTTTTTATGGTTTAATACCGATAAATCTAGTAGAAGTTTATCCATATTTTCAAACTGAATATCCAGAGGAAATTGATGAAGATGTCTTACGTTATATTGAAAGTAAAATAATTGAATTTGTAAGATCTAAAGGATATACAAAAATTGATTTCATAGGTTGTGAAAAATATTTATCACATATAAACTCTATTAGAGCCTTCTTTAGTTAATTCTTTTTGAACTAACTCTAATTGCCTTTGCAATTCCTCTTCAATCTTTCTTGCATCTTCGTATAGTTCTGATACATCAACCTTTAATCCATATAATTTGTTAATTTCCTCTAATGCGATTGCTGCAGCTGCAGGGTCTATTCTTTCTCTGTCTGCATAAGGTAATAATACTGTAGCTGGAAGATCCTCAATTTCAGCATATATAGTAAATAAAGCTAAGGGTCCAATAATTAATAGTTGTTTTTCCATTAGTGGATAAGGGAGAGTAATTTTACTAGCAGAAGTTTTTAACCATCTTAAGTTGCTACTGTCATTTTTGTATCTTTTATCTAATCCTCCTATTAGTAATATATCTGAAACTTGTATATTTTTTAACCACTTCATTATTTTTGCTGAGAAGATGTTCATTTCTCTTTGTAGTGGTAATAGATGACTTAACAACACTAAGATATTATTATTGTTATCATAAAATAATTCAAAAGGTGTTGCTAGTCCGTACTCATCAATAAATGTAACATCTCTTAAATATTTAGTTAAAACGAAGCCTACTCTTTTCATTCCTAACTTTAAAACTAAATATCTAGTAGCTATATAACCTACTTCACCTAATGTTCTAAAACCGGTAATAAACTTAGCACCTTTTAGTTCATCTTCACTAATTCCCTTTAGAATTATCTTGATAGACATTTTTTATTCCTCTCTTTACAATTACAGCTAATCCCCTTTTATATTGTTTTACTTCCTCACCAGAGACTTTTGCTCTTCCTACAGCTAACAAGTTATCTTGTTCATCAACAACTAAGACTTCATCACCAGCTCTAATACTGGGATCAGAGTTTATGACAAACTTACAAAAAGCATTTCTTCCTTCTCTAATAAAACCAGCCACTTCATTCTTAATAATAAACCTAAATGAAGGAGGGGAAGTACAATTTTTTATAATTTGTCCACTTATTTCTGTAATAGAGAAAAGATTATCTTGTGCCCTTAATACTAGGAATAATTTTTTATCTTCTGTAAGAATATTTCTTATTCTGTTAGTAGTTAGTGATCTCTGTATAAAAAATGTAGAATCTTCTGGAAATAAGCAAGAAGCTACTTTTAAAGAGAACTGATACATTGCAATATAACGCAAATAATTTATTTCATCTTTTTGTGCTTTTAAAGGTTTAGTTAAGTTAAACATACTTTTCTGTTCTGTCACTATTTTTAGCTTTATTATTTTTAGCTTTAATTTTTTCTATAGCTGTAATTAAATCAGTCATATTAACATACTTTCTTCCATTTCTAATTGCGATATACCCTGCTTCAGTACACACATTTTTAATCTCAGCACCGCTAAATCCTTCAGTCATACTAGCTAGGATATCATATCTAATATCGCCATCTGTTTTCATTTTTTGCAAATAGATTCTAAATATTTCCTTTCTTCCCTCAAAATTCGGTAAAGGTACCTCAATTAATCTATCAAATCTTCCTGGTCTCAATAATGCTGGATCAAGAATGTCGAGTCTGTTTGTTGCGGCAATAATTTTAACATTATCTAATGGTTTAAATCCATCTATCTCAGCTAATAATTGCATTAAAGTCCTTTGTATTTCTCTTTCTCCGCTAGTTCCCATATCCACTCTTTTAGCACCAATTGCATCTATTTCATCTATAAATACTATCGATGGAGCCTTTCTTCTTGCTAATTCAAATACTTCTCTTACAATTCTAGCACCTTCTCCTACAAATTTTTGCGCAAATTCAGAGGCGACGACTTGAATAAATGTTGCATTACTTTCTGTTGCTACGGCTTTTGCTAGTAAAGTTTTACCAGTACCTGGAGGACCATAGAGTAATACTCCTTTAGGCGGATCTATACCTATTTCTTTAAATAATTCTGGGTTTTTTAAAGGTAATTCTATAACTTCTCTTATTTCGTTTATTTGCTCATTTAATCCTCCTATATCAGAATAATGAACATTAGGTTTTTCTATAACTTCAAACGACTTTACATACACATCTTCTCTTTCTGGTAATACTTCAACTATAGTAGACCCTCTTTGAGTTAATGCTACTAGAGAGCCAGGTTTAAGCTTTTTAACATCAACATTAGAGGATACATTAACTATTAGGTTAGGTCCAGAAGAGCTCCTTACTATTACTTTCCCGTCTGGTAATATGTCTAATACAATTGCTTCAATATATGGAGGAGCTAATAGTTTTTCAAGTTCACCTTTATACCAATTTAAATCTTGACGTAGTTTTTCAAGTTCTTTAGTTAGAGATTCTATTTTCTCTTCAAGTAATCTTACTATTGGATCATCACTATTATAATGCTTGGCTCTGTAACTGTCTAATTCGTCAGACAATTTACCCCAATAATATCTTTGTATAATTAAACCTAAAAACGTTTAAGAGTAGTAATAAAGAATATATAGTATGCAAAGCTCAACACAAAAATACTGTGAAATGTGTGGTACTCCTATAAAAGGAAAAGGTATTACAGTTGCTTATGAAGGGAGTATTATTACTGTATGTGTATCTTGCTATAATAAAATTAAAAAATCTGCAAAAATAGTTAATGATAAAGAAATAAAGAAAAACGAAGAAAAGAAAAAAATAAAAGCATCGACACCAAAATTATCTACTGAAGTGGAATTAGAAGTAGTAGATGACTATTACAAGGTAATTAAAGAGGCTAGAGAAAGACATGGTCTTTCCCAACAACAGCTAGCTCAGCAGTTAAAAGTTTCAGAAAATGTAATAAAGAGATTCGAAAGTGGTAAATTAAAACCAACAATACAACAAGCTAAACAATTAGAAAAAATCTTAGGAATCAAAATACTAGTACCAGTTGAGTCAGAAGAAGAAGGAGAGGAAAAAGATTTTGAGTTAACACTGGGTGATGTAGCAAACATCAGAGAGGGAAAGAAGTGAAAGCAATACTCTTTACGGCAGATGAGTACAAAGATGAAGCCTTATCATTAGCAGAAACAGCATTTTATGAAATAGCAAAAATCTACAAAATTCCAAAAAAACCTAATCCAAATTTTTATATTCAAAAAGATAAAGTAGAGGAAATTAAAAAACTAAATGATATAGATGCTATTATAATTTTTGATTTATTAAAATCAAGACATTTTATAAATCTTAACAAAGAACTTTTAGGAAAGAAAATATTAGATAAAGTTATTCTTCTTCTAGAAATATTTGCGCTTCATGCAGGATCTAAAGAGGCAAAATTACAAATAGAATTAGCTAAATTAAAGTACGAATTACCTATCCTTAAAGACATGTATAAAAAGGCTAAAATTACTGAACAGCAAGGTCCTTTAGGTGCAGGTGTATACGGTGTAGAATCTACAATTAGACTTTATCAGAGAAGAATAGTAAAAATAAGAAAAGAATTAGAAGAAATAAAGAAAGCCAAAGAAGATCAAATAAGGAGAGTCAATTTCAATAGTGTAGCAATCGTAGGTTATACTAATGCTGGTAAAACTACTATTTTTAATTACTTAACTGGTTTAAATCAAAAAGTAGACTCTTCAATGTTTACAACTACATCCCCTAAAAGATACGCAATACCAATAGATGGAAAGAAAATAATGCTTGTGGATACTGTGGGTTTTATTAGAGGTATTCCACCACAAATAATTGAAGCTTTCTTCGTTACTTTATCAGAGGCAAAATATGCTAATGCCCTATTACTTGTCCTGGATTCTTCTTTATCAAGTACTTTACTGGTTGAAATGTTGCAAAGTTCTCTTGAGATATTACGTGAACTAGGAATATCTGGGAAGCCTATGATCATAGCATTAAATAAAATTGATAAAAATAATGAAGAGAAAGAAGTAGAAGATAAAGTAAATTTAGTAAAAGAATTGGCAAACTCACTCTACACTCCAATAATAGATGTAATTCCAGTGTCAGCGTTAAAAGGAATAAATATGAATATATTAAGGGATAAAATATTAGCATTAATTTAAAAGATATTTATGTTTTAAGATTACATCATAGGCTGGAAAGGGACAAAAGAGTTACGACGCATGTAGCTCTTGTAGCTAGAGCATTTGGGGCCAAAGGAATATTTATTCATGGAGAGGATATGAATCTGTTAAAGACAATAGAGAAAGTAAAAGCTAATTGGGGCGGAAAATATTTTTCAATAGAGTTTGTTAAAAATCCCAAAAAAGTAGTTAGAGAATGGAGAAGCTCTGGAGGCATTGTGGTTCATTTAACAATGTACGGTATTCCCATAGATAATATAATAGAAAAGATAATAGAAAAAAATACGAAAATTCTAGTTATTGTAGGATCAGAAAAAGTAGAAGGCTGGTATTATTATAATTCAGATTATAACATTGCTATAGGTAACCAGCCTCATTCTGAAGTAGCCGCATTAGCTATTTTTCTGGATAGAATATATAAGGGTGGAGAACTAAATATACAATTTAGTGATGCAAAATTATCTATTATACCCCAAGAAAGGGGGAAGAAGGTGAGGAAAAATGAGTAGTAGGGCAGAAGAATTGATACTTAGCCTGGCAAAGGATCTAGTTGGTGAAGATGCAACAGAATTATTAAAGTTTCTCTTAAGAAAGAGAATTGAAATGACAGATGATGATATAGCGAAAGAGCTTAATGTAAAAGTAAACGAAATTAGGAAAAAGTTATATTTACTTTCTGAGCAAGGTTTTATAACCTATCGTAAAACAAGAGATAAAGAAACGGGTTTATTTATATATTACTGGAAAGTAAACCTAGATCAGATAAATGAATTATTACTTAACAGAAAAAGATTAGTACTAGAAAAATTAAAAGCGAGATATGAGCAAGAGAAAGATTCTTTATATTATTATTGTCCTCAAGATAATATTCAATATAATTTTGATGAAGCATTAGAGAATGAATTTAAATGTCCAAAATGTGGATCACCACTAGAATATTACGACTCAGAGAAAACTAAAAAATTCTTAGAGTATAAGATAAAGCAAATTGAAAACGAAATAGAAAGAGAGACACGGCATGGCTCCAATAGTCGTTGATCTTTTTTCTGGAGCTGGAGGATTTTCTCTAGGATTCAAAAAATTAGGCTTTGATATTAGATTTGCAATAGATATTAATCATGCAGCCGCAAGAACTTATGCGACAAATTTTCCAAATACAATAGTTATAGAAGATGATATACGAAATATTACAGGAAGAGATATAGAATATTTAATAGGTAGAAAAGTCGATATCGTAATAGGAAGTCCTCCTTGCGAACCATATACTGGAGCAAATCCATTAAGAATGAAAGAACCTTTAGATAGACTTTACCTAGATGAAGATGGACAATTAACACTTGAATATATAAGAATTGTAGGCGAACTTAGACCAAAGATATTTGTTATGGAAAATGTACCATCCATTATTGGTACGGAATCTCTTAAATCTGCTATAGAATATGAATTTTATAAAATAGGTTATAAGATATTCTTTAATTTTTTAAATGCAGAAGATTATGGTAACCCGTCAAAAAGAACTAGAGTATTTATTTCCAACATAGAAATAAATCCACCAAAATCTAAGGAAAAAAAGACAGTTTGGGATGCAATAAAGGATTTAGAAGGAAGAACAGACATACCAAACAATGAAGTTCAAGAGTTAAACGAGAATAAAATAAAGGAAATATCAAACTTGGATTACGGGGATTATCTGACCATGTTTAGAGGCAGTAATGGTAGGAATATACCCTTATATGTTAGACTTAATCCTTATGATATAGCTCCCACAGTTTTAGGAAATTCGAGATTCATTCATCCTTTCGAAAACCGATTCTTAACAGTCAGAGAACA
It encodes the following:
- a CDS encoding proteasome-activating nucleotidase — protein: MSDELDSYRAKHYNSDDPIVRLLEEKIESLTKELEKLRQDLNWYKGELEKLLAPPYIEAIVLDILPDGKVIVRSSSGPNLIVNVSSNVDVKKLKPGSLVALTQRGSTIVEVLPEREDVYVKSFEVIEKPNVHYSDIGGLNEQINEIREVIELPLKNPELFKEIGIDPPKGVLLYGPPGTGKTLLAKAVATESNATFIQVVASEFAQKFVGEGARIVREVFELARRKAPSIVFIDEIDAIGAKRVDMGTSGEREIQRTLMQLLAEIDGFKPLDNVKIIAATNRLDILDPALLRPGRFDRLIEVPLPNFEGRKEIFRIYLQKMKTDGDIRYDILASMTEGFSGAEIKNVCTEAGYIAIRNGRKYVNMTDLITAIEKIKAKNNKAKNSDRTEKYV
- a CDS encoding proteasome assembly chaperone family protein; its protein translation is MSIKIILKGISEDELKGAKFITGFRTLGEVGYIATRYLVLKLGMKRVGFVLTKYLRDVTFIDEYGLATPFELFYDNNNNILVLLSHLLPLQREMNIFSAKIMKWLKNIQVSDILLIGGLDKRYKNDSSNLRWLKTSASKITLPYPLMEKQLLIIGPLALFTIYAEIEDLPATVLLPYADRERIDPAAAAIALEEINKLYGLKVDVSELYEDARKIEEELQRQLELVQKELTKEGSNRVYM
- a CDS encoding tRNA methyltransferase; translation: MNLLKTIEKVKANWGGKYFSIEFVKNPKKVVREWRSSGGIVVHLTMYGIPIDNIIEKIIEKNTKILVIVGSEKVEGWYYYNSDYNIAIGNQPHSEVAALAIFLDRIYKGGELNIQFSDAKLSIIPQERGKKVRKNE
- a CDS encoding transcription factor, which produces MSSRAEELILSLAKDLVGEDATELLKFLLRKRIEMTDDDIAKELNVKVNEIRKKLYLLSEQGFITYRKTRDKETGLFIYYWKVNLDQINELLLNRKRLVLEKLKARYEQEKDSLYYYCPQDNIQYNFDEALENEFKCPKCGSPLEYYDSEKTKKFLEYKIKQIENEIERETRHGSNSR
- a CDS encoding DNA cytosine methyltransferase, which encodes MAPIVVDLFSGAGGFSLGFKKLGFDIRFAIDINHAAARTYATNFPNTIVIEDDIRNITGRDIEYLIGRKVDIVIGSPPCEPYTGANPLRMKEPLDRLYLDEDGQLTLEYIRIVGELRPKIFVMENVPSIIGTESLKSAIEYEFYKIGYKIFFNFLNAEDYGNPSKRTRVFISNIEINPPKSKEKKTVWDAIKDLEGRTDIPNNEVQELNENKIKEISNLDYGDYLTMFRGSNGRNIPLYVRLNPYDIAPTVLGNSRFIHPFENRFLTVREQARLMSYPDDHIFLGSRDEQYNQVGEAVPVVLSTAIAREIMGKVYGIVYSAT
- the hflX gene encoding GTPase HflX; amino-acid sequence: MKAILFTADEYKDEALSLAETAFYEIAKIYKIPKKPNPNFYIQKDKVEEIKKLNDIDAIIIFDLLKSRHFINLNKELLGKKILDKVILLLEIFALHAGSKEAKLQIELAKLKYELPILKDMYKKAKITEQQGPLGAGVYGVESTIRLYQRRIVKIRKELEEIKKAKEDQIRRVNFNSVAIVGYTNAGKTTIFNYLTGLNQKVDSSMFTTTSPKRYAIPIDGKKIMLVDTVGFIRGIPPQIIEAFFVTLSEAKYANALLLVLDSSLSSTLLVEMLQSSLEILRELGISGKPMIIALNKIDKNNEEKEVEDKVNLVKELANSLYTPIIDVIPVSALKGINMNILRDKILALI
- a CDS encoding PUA domain-containing protein; this translates as MTEQKSMFNLTKPLKAQKDEINYLRYIAMYQFSLKVASCLFPEDSTFFIQRSLTTNRIRNILTEDKKLFLVLRAQDNLFSITEISGQIIKNCTSPPSFRFIIKNEVAGFIREGRNAFCKFVINSDPSIRAGDEVLVVDEQDNLLAVGRAKVSGEEVKQYKRGLAVIVKRGIKNVYQDNSKGN
- a CDS encoding multiprotein bridging factor aMBF1 yields the protein MQSSTQKYCEMCGTPIKGKGITVAYEGSIITVCVSCYNKIKKSAKIVNDKEIKKNEEKKKIKASTPKLSTEVELEVVDDYYKVIKEARERHGLSQQQLAQQLKVSENVIKRFESGKLKPTIQQAKQLEKILGIKILVPVESEEEGEEKDFELTLGDVANIREGKK
- the tgtA gene encoding tRNA guanosine(15) transglycosylase TgtA; the encoded protein is MVGEFEIKDEDLAGRIGIIETKSGKLETPVFFPVINPFKSEISIKDIENLGFKNLITNAYLIKKITNTKIQDIHNFLQFNGIIMTDSGAYQILQYGNIEVTNREIVEYERDINTDIAVYLDLPTGDTNSRDEAINSVKITLERAKEIEDIVKNDSERIWVHPIQGGRFLDLVEYSAIEADKNEAFKMLALGSPTVVMEKYDYSLLIDMVFIAKSNVSRGKPFHLFGGGLPHIMPLVIALGVDSFDSASYILYARDNRYITRSRVYRLEELEYFPCSCPICLKYTPKELLELPKEERTKLLALHNLYVIKEELNAIKQAIREGRLFEYIQEKAYSHPAVYSAFKKLLKYKDYLEKYDPRVKGNIRGIFLFDLKSLNRPEIVRHYNFLDRINKNNDKAIIICEKRENILKKVKNDENVDVYLFNPFYGLIPINLVEVYPYFQTEYPEEIDEDVLRYIESKIIEFVRSKGYTKIDFIGCEKYLSHINSIRAFFS